From Marinobacterium sp. LSUCC0821, a single genomic window includes:
- a CDS encoding ATP-binding cassette domain-containing protein gives MPNANTAPFSVKNLSLKIGDKILLSEINLTSSTTGISLIMGANGAGKSLLLRSLHGLLEISSGEIHFSGSALEESRVKQAMVFQKPVLLRRSTLQNLKFAAPEGTDDKTLFEYLALVHLDGKANSPARMLSGGEQQRLALARALITQPEVLLLDEPTASLDPASVLIIEKLIKSASEKGVKVIFVSHDIGQAKRLASDVIFLHKGEVTEHAEANTFFTHPESKEAKAYLAGELLI, from the coding sequence ATGCCTAACGCAAATACCGCACCGTTCTCGGTCAAAAACCTATCACTTAAAATCGGTGACAAAATACTACTGAGCGAGATTAATCTAACCTCTTCAACCACTGGTATCTCTCTGATCATGGGTGCCAATGGCGCAGGTAAGAGCCTTCTTTTACGCTCCCTTCATGGTCTATTAGAGATCAGCAGTGGCGAGATACATTTCTCGGGCAGCGCACTAGAAGAGAGCCGAGTTAAGCAAGCGATGGTATTTCAGAAACCGGTTCTGCTTCGACGATCTACTCTCCAGAACCTAAAGTTTGCAGCACCCGAAGGGACCGACGACAAAACCCTTTTTGAATATCTAGCGCTAGTTCATCTGGATGGCAAAGCGAACTCCCCCGCTCGTATGCTCTCAGGTGGCGAGCAGCAACGCTTAGCTCTAGCCAGAGCATTGATTACCCAGCCAGAAGTTTTGCTCTTAGATGAGCCTACAGCAAGCCTAGACCCCGCTTCAGTTTTGATCATTGAGAAACTGATCAAAAGCGCTTCAGAGAAAGGGGTCAAAGTGATCTTTGTTTCACATGATATTGGCCAAGCTAAACGCCTAGCATCAGACGTTATCTTCCTGCACAAAGGGGAAGTAACGGAGCATGCAGAGGCCAATACTTTTTTTACACACCCCGAATCCAAAGAGGCAAAAGCCTACCTGGCCGGGGAACTTTTAATATAA
- a CDS encoding substrate-binding domain-containing protein, with translation MNGFKSFKKTALALSVSLIAGAASAESIIVQSTTSTKNSGLYDYLLPLVEADTGVQVNVVAVGTGQAIKNAERCDGDVLLVHAKASEEKFVNSGYGVSRSDLMYNDFVIVGPANDPAGVHGSNNVSESLEKIAGKEALFASRGDDSGTHKAERKLWKLTKVDPTASSGKWYRETGSGMGATLNTAVGMGAYAMTDRATWTKHGNKGDYMIQVEGDNRLFNQYGVILVNPAKCPSVKAEAGQKFIDWLISDKGQKAIASYQVAGKQLFFPNAK, from the coding sequence ATGAACGGATTCAAATCCTTTAAAAAGACCGCACTTGCACTATCTGTTTCACTGATAGCTGGAGCTGCATCGGCAGAATCTATTATTGTTCAGTCGACCACTTCAACTAAAAACTCTGGTCTCTATGACTACCTACTTCCTCTAGTGGAAGCTGACACCGGAGTGCAGGTGAATGTTGTTGCTGTAGGTACAGGACAAGCGATCAAAAACGCGGAACGCTGTGACGGCGATGTACTGCTTGTGCATGCAAAAGCGTCTGAAGAGAAGTTTGTGAACAGTGGCTATGGTGTCAGCCGCAGCGATTTGATGTACAACGACTTCGTCATTGTTGGCCCTGCTAACGATCCTGCAGGCGTACATGGATCTAACAATGTTTCCGAATCACTCGAGAAGATTGCGGGCAAAGAGGCGCTATTCGCTTCACGCGGTGATGACTCTGGTACACACAAGGCAGAGCGCAAACTTTGGAAACTCACCAAAGTTGATCCAACGGCGAGCTCAGGCAAATGGTACCGCGAAACCGGTTCTGGCATGGGTGCAACGCTGAACACAGCAGTCGGTATGGGTGCGTACGCAATGACCGACCGTGCAACTTGGACAAAACACGGTAACAAAGGGGATTACATGATTCAGGTCGAGGGTGATAACCGCCTTTTCAACCAGTATGGTGTGATTCTAGTAAACCCAGCGAAGTGTCCATCTGTTAAAGCAGAAGCAGGACAGAAGTTCATTGACTGGTTGATATCAGATAAGGGCCAGAAAGCGATTGCAAGCTACCAGGTTGCTGGCAAGCAGCTATTCTTCCCTAACGCGAAATAA
- a CDS encoding helix-turn-helix transcriptional regulator, with translation MSEFLTTKEVAELLRIKERKVYDLAARNAIPCAKATGKLLFPKAEIRQWMQEKGVVTEAGNQPKFVVLGSHDPVLEWALSASGSGLPTLLSGSFDGLTRYKQHEGIACAIHLENSDRSGWNTEAFQESLANTASVLVHWAKRERGLVVKPGSGIEGFSDIPGKRLVTRQAAAGSQHVFERYLADAGIALDKLKVVREARTETEAALAILEDQADVAFGLRCFAERYKLDFIPVCEESYDLIIDRHAYFEPAMQALLNFTKSEAFQAEAARYIGYDVSETGRVVANGAR, from the coding sequence ATGTCAGAGTTTCTAACGACCAAAGAGGTTGCCGAACTTCTCAGAATTAAAGAGCGTAAGGTTTATGACCTTGCCGCTCGCAATGCTATCCCTTGTGCTAAGGCGACGGGCAAGCTGCTTTTTCCAAAGGCTGAGATTCGCCAGTGGATGCAAGAGAAGGGTGTGGTTACAGAGGCTGGCAATCAGCCAAAGTTTGTTGTGCTCGGATCTCACGACCCTGTTTTGGAGTGGGCTCTAAGTGCCTCAGGTTCTGGCTTACCGACCTTGCTAAGTGGAAGTTTCGATGGCTTAACACGCTATAAACAGCATGAGGGTATCGCTTGTGCTATCCACCTTGAAAACTCTGATCGCTCTGGTTGGAACACCGAAGCCTTTCAAGAGTCACTGGCAAACACGGCCAGTGTTTTAGTTCATTGGGCAAAGCGTGAACGTGGCTTAGTTGTGAAGCCGGGTTCCGGAATTGAGGGTTTCTCTGATATTCCAGGCAAGCGTCTGGTGACTCGCCAAGCGGCTGCTGGTTCGCAGCATGTATTTGAACGTTACCTTGCAGATGCGGGTATCGCGTTAGATAAGCTCAAGGTTGTTCGTGAAGCACGCACTGAAACAGAAGCGGCCCTAGCTATTCTAGAGGATCAGGCAGATGTTGCCTTCGGTCTGCGCTGTTTTGCTGAGCGCTACAAGCTCGATTTCATTCCGGTGTGTGAAGAGTCGTATGATTTGATCATTGATCGCCACGCCTACTTTGAGCCTGCAATGCAGGCGCTTCTTAACTTCACTAAGAGTGAAGCCTTCCAAGCCGAGGCGGCGCGTTACATCGGATATGATGTTTCAGAGACGGGTAGAGTCGTTGCTAACGGAGCCCGTTAG